The following coding sequences are from one Gossypium raimondii isolate GPD5lz chromosome 4, ASM2569854v1, whole genome shotgun sequence window:
- the LOC105766695 gene encoding GDSL esterase/lipase At5g03610, producing the protein MDTPTPLFSLLCFFLFSLFLGEEQHVVEGSRVWTFGFRPNMLFVFGDSYADTGNNRKALASSWKLPYGITFPGKPAGRFSDGRVLTDFIAGYLGIKTPVPYRYRKELGGRLKYGLNFAYGGTGVFDTPAPEPNMTTQIDFLQQLLNDSVYSKRALKTSVALVSLAGNDYSNYIATNGSTAGFPAFIGRVVNQLKVNLKRIHNLGVRKIAASALQPLGCLPQSTAQFSFEQCNESENALVGLHNQLLAQAVNDLNKETNSSSFFVLDMYNAFWNVFNQKQAHQVSPTFVNPFEPCCVGVSAAFSCGSVDENGVKQYTLCSNPKSKFFWDTVHPTEQGWRAVYSTPALQSSLKQFW; encoded by the exons ATGGACACTCCCACCCCTCTCTTCTCCTTGCTTTGTTTCTTCCTCTTCTCCCTCTTCTTAG GTGAGGAGCAACATGTTGTTGAAGGGTCAAGGGTGTGGACCTTTGGTTTCAGACCCAACATGTTGTTTGTGTTCGGGGATTCCTACGCTGATACAGGGAACAACAGGAAAGCTTTGGCAAGTTCCTGGAAACTTCCTTATGGAATTACATTCCCTGGGAAACCTGCTGGCCGTTTCTCTGATGGTCGTGTTTTGACTGATTTCATCG CTGGGTACTTGGGGATTAAGACACCAGTGCCCTACAGATACAGGAAAGAACTGGGTGGTCGTCTCAAGTATGGGTTGAACTTTGCTTATGGAGGAACCGGTGTTTTCGACACGCCAGCTCCTGAGCCAAACATGACAACCCAGATCGATTTCTTGCAACAGCTTCTCAATGACTCTGTCTACTCCAAGAGGGCCTTGAAAACTTCTGTTGCGCTTGTCAGTCTTGCAGGCAATGACTACTCTAATTACATTGCCACCAACGGCTCCACTGCG GGATTTCCAGCCTTCATTGGAAGGGTTGTGAACCAACTGAAGGTGAACCTGAAACGCATCCATAACTTGGGAGTGAGGAAAATAGCGGCGAGTGCACTGCAACCATTGGGGTGCCTCCCTCAAAGCACTGCCCAATTCTCCTTTGAACAATGCAACGAAAGTGAAAACGCTCTGGTTGGTCTCCATAACCAGCTCTTGGCTCAAGCAGTGAACGATCTCAACAAAGAAACCAACAGCTCCTCTTTCTTCGTTCTTGACATGTACAATGCCTTTTGGAACGTTTTCAATCAAAAACAAGCTCATCAAG TGAGTCCAACATTTGTGAATCCATTTGAGCCCTGTTGTGTTGGAGTGAGTGCCGCATTTTCATGTGGAAGTGTAGATGAAAATGGTGTGAAGCAATACACACTTTGCTCCAATCCCAAATCCAAATTCTTTTGGGATACAGTTCACCCTACGGAACAAGGATGGCGAGCTGTTTACTCAACTCCAGCTCTTCAAAGCAGTCTCAAGCAATTCTGGTAG